A portion of the Anoxybacillus gonensis genome contains these proteins:
- a CDS encoding phage holin family protein, which produces MRWVAHIAINAVLLLALAGYFDSIYLSSVGAALVASVLLSFLNTFVRPLLVLLTLPVTVLTFGLFLFVINAMTLAMTAWLMGSSFQIGGFRTALFASLAISLFHLIIESVRKEK; this is translated from the coding sequence ATGAGATGGGTGGCACATATCGCAATCAACGCTGTTTTATTGCTGGCGCTAGCCGGATATTTTGACTCCATTTATCTATCAAGCGTTGGGGCAGCGCTCGTTGCAAGTGTTCTTTTGTCTTTTCTCAATACGTTCGTTCGACCGCTACTTGTTTTACTAACGCTTCCTGTCACTGTATTGACATTTGGGCTGTTTTTGTTCGTCATTAATGCAATGACATTAGCGATGACGGCATGGCTGATGGGAAGTTCGTTTCAAATTGGTGGGTTTCGTACGGCATTATTTGCATCGCTTGCTATTTCTCTATTTCACTTAATCATTGAGTCGGTGCGAAAAGAAAAGTAA
- a CDS encoding PspC domain-containing protein: protein MKKLVRLRHDRMVAGMLSGLAAYMNMDATVVRLLFVALLLITGIMPFAILYALALLIIPSEENIV from the coding sequence GTGAAAAAACTTGTGCGGCTTCGTCATGATCGTATGGTTGCGGGCATGTTGAGCGGATTAGCAGCTTATATGAATATGGATGCAACTGTCGTTCGTTTATTGTTTGTCGCTTTATTATTGATTACCGGCATCATGCCGTTTGCGATTTTATATGCGCTTGCATTGTTAATTATTCCGAGTGAGGAGAACATTGTATGA
- a CDS encoding DUF4870 domain-containing protein — protein MEGNKLLAALCYFSVFFAPFLFPIIVYFVTKHERVKEHAKKSLLSHLIPIAIVMMAFGLFFIFTIVGVDGWIGLPFIGIVVGGIVHVVVIVWNIIKGIQVIQEAGGIYE, from the coding sequence ATGGAAGGAAATAAATTGCTTGCGGCGTTATGTTATTTTAGTGTATTTTTTGCTCCGTTTTTATTTCCAATTATCGTTTATTTTGTCACAAAACATGAACGAGTAAAAGAGCATGCGAAAAAATCGTTATTGTCCCATCTCATCCCTATTGCGATCGTCATGATGGCGTTTGGATTGTTTTTTATATTCACGATCGTTGGGGTAGACGGATGGATTGGCCTTCCATTCATCGGGATCGTTGTTGGCGGCATTGTACATGTGGTTGTCATTGTTTGGAATATTATAAAAGGTATACAAGTGATACAGGAAGCGGGAGGGATATATGAGTGA
- the uvrA gene encoding excinuclease ABC subunit UvrA, which yields MDHIVVKGARAHNLKNIDVVIPRNKLVVLTGLSGSGKSSLAFDTIYAEGQRRYVESLSAYARQFLGQMDKPDVDSIEGLSPAISIDQKTTSRNPRSTVGTVTEIYDYLRLLFARIGRPVCPTHGIEITSQTIEQMVDRLMQYPERTKMQILAPIVSGRKGTHVKTLEEIKKQGYVRVRVDGELRDVSEDIVLEKNKKHSIEVVVDRIVMKEGIQSRLADSLETALKLAEGKVLVDVIGQEELLFSEHHACPHCGFSIGELEPRLFSFNSPYGACPSCDGLGAKLEVDLDLVIPNKELTLREHALAPWEPQSSQYYPQLLETVCRHYGIDMDVPVKQLPKEQLDLLLYGSNGEKIYFRYENDFGHVRETYVEFEGVVRNVERRYRETTSDYVREQMEKYMTEQPCPTCHGNRLKKESLAVFVGGKHIGEVTAMSVNEALAFFETLQLTEKEQKIAHLILREIVERLGFLKNVGLDYLTLHRAAGTLSGGEAQRIRLATQIGSRLTGVLYVLDEPSIGLHQRDNDRLIATLQSMRDLGNTLIVVEHDEDTMLAADYLIDIGPGAGAHGGQVVAAGTPEEVMSDPRSLTGQYLSGKKFIPLPIERRKPDGRWLEVIGARENNLKNVDVRIPLGLFVAVTGVSGSGKSTLINEILHKALAQKLHHAKVKPGEHTDIRGIDYLDKVIDIDQSPIGRTPRSNPATYTGVFDDIRDLFATTNEAKMRGYQKGRFSFNVKGGRCEACRGDGIIKIEMHFLPDVYVPCEVCHGKRYNRETLEVKYKDKNIAEVLDMTVEEALTFFENIPKIKRKLQTLYDVGLGYMQLGQPATTLSGGEAQRVKLASELHRRSTGRTLYILDEPTTGLHVDDIARLLNVLQRLVEQGDTVLVIEHNLDVIKTADYIIDLGPEGGDGGGQIVAAGTPEQVAQIEQSYTGRYLQPILQRDRERMRQRIPSV from the coding sequence ATGGATCATATTGTCGTCAAAGGAGCGCGTGCGCACAATTTAAAAAATATTGATGTCGTCATTCCGCGCAACAAACTTGTTGTGTTAACGGGGTTATCTGGCTCTGGAAAATCATCGCTTGCGTTTGACACCATTTATGCGGAAGGGCAACGGCGCTATGTCGAGTCGTTATCAGCATATGCTCGCCAATTTTTAGGGCAAATGGACAAACCGGACGTCGATTCGATTGAAGGGCTGTCGCCTGCCATTTCCATTGACCAAAAAACGACGAGCCGCAATCCACGTTCCACAGTCGGAACGGTGACGGAAATTTACGATTATTTACGTTTATTGTTTGCGCGCATCGGTCGCCCTGTTTGTCCAACGCACGGCATTGAAATTACGTCACAAACGATTGAACAAATGGTTGACCGTCTGATGCAATATCCAGAGCGGACGAAGATGCAAATATTAGCGCCTATCGTTTCTGGACGAAAAGGGACGCATGTGAAAACGTTAGAAGAAATAAAAAAACAAGGATATGTGCGCGTTCGCGTCGACGGAGAGTTGCGTGACGTATCGGAAGACATCGTGCTTGAAAAAAATAAAAAACATTCTATTGAAGTCGTCGTGGATCGCATTGTGATGAAAGAAGGCATTCAGTCGCGTCTTGCTGATTCGCTTGAAACGGCGTTAAAGCTTGCAGAAGGAAAAGTGCTCGTCGATGTGATCGGACAAGAAGAATTGTTATTTAGTGAACATCATGCTTGTCCGCATTGCGGCTTTTCAATCGGCGAACTAGAGCCGCGCCTATTTTCATTTAACAGCCCATACGGCGCATGTCCATCGTGCGACGGATTAGGGGCAAAACTTGAAGTGGACCTCGACTTAGTGATTCCTAACAAAGAGCTGACGCTTCGTGAACATGCGCTCGCGCCATGGGAACCGCAAAGTTCGCAATATTATCCGCAATTGTTAGAAACGGTATGTCGACATTATGGCATCGATATGGACGTGCCTGTAAAACAGTTGCCGAAAGAACAGCTCGATCTTTTATTGTACGGATCGAATGGGGAAAAAATATATTTTCGTTATGAAAACGACTTCGGTCATGTGCGTGAAACGTATGTTGAATTTGAAGGAGTCGTGCGCAACGTTGAACGGCGTTATCGGGAAACGACGTCTGACTACGTACGGGAGCAAATGGAAAAATATATGACTGAACAACCGTGTCCGACGTGTCATGGCAATCGACTAAAAAAAGAAAGTTTAGCTGTTTTCGTTGGTGGTAAACATATTGGCGAAGTGACAGCGATGTCGGTGAATGAAGCGCTAGCGTTTTTTGAAACGCTTCAGTTAACGGAAAAAGAACAAAAAATCGCCCATTTAATTTTACGTGAAATTGTTGAACGGCTTGGCTTTTTAAAAAACGTCGGACTTGATTATTTGACGCTGCATCGGGCTGCAGGAACGCTTTCTGGTGGGGAGGCGCAACGCATTCGACTCGCAACGCAAATTGGCTCGCGCTTAACCGGTGTATTATACGTGTTAGACGAACCGTCTATCGGGCTTCATCAGCGCGATAACGATCGGTTAATTGCGACATTGCAAAGCATGCGTGATTTAGGGAACACGCTCATTGTCGTAGAGCACGATGAAGATACGATGCTTGCGGCGGACTATTTAATTGACATCGGGCCGGGAGCGGGGGCACATGGCGGACAAGTTGTCGCTGCTGGAACACCGGAAGAAGTGATGAGCGATCCGCGTTCGTTAACGGGTCAATATTTATCAGGGAAAAAATTTATTCCGCTTCCGATTGAACGAAGAAAGCCAGACGGCCGTTGGCTTGAAGTGATCGGGGCGCGAGAAAACAACTTAAAAAACGTCGATGTTCGCATTCCGCTCGGACTGTTTGTTGCGGTGACAGGTGTATCCGGTTCAGGAAAAAGCACGCTCATTAATGAAATTTTGCATAAGGCGTTAGCGCAAAAACTACATCATGCGAAAGTAAAGCCGGGGGAACATACAGACATTCGCGGCATCGACTATTTAGATAAAGTGATCGACATTGATCAGTCGCCAATCGGGCGGACACCGCGCTCGAACCCTGCGACATATACAGGCGTTTTTGACGACATTCGCGATTTATTTGCGACGACGAACGAAGCGAAAATGCGTGGGTATCAAAAAGGGCGGTTTAGCTTCAATGTAAAGGGCGGTCGTTGTGAAGCGTGTCGCGGGGATGGAATTATTAAAATTGAAATGCACTTTTTGCCTGACGTGTATGTGCCATGTGAAGTATGTCACGGGAAACGGTACAACCGCGAAACGTTGGAAGTGAAATATAAAGATAAAAACATTGCGGAAGTGCTTGATATGACAGTCGAAGAGGCGTTGACGTTTTTTGAAAATATCCCGAAAATTAAACGAAAGCTACAAACGCTTTACGATGTCGGGCTTGGCTACATGCAACTCGGACAGCCGGCCACGACGCTTTCTGGAGGCGAGGCGCAACGGGTGAAGTTAGCATCGGAGCTACATCGTCGTTCAACAGGAAGAACGTTATACATTTTAGACGAACCGACAACGGGTTTGCATGTTGATGATATTGCCCGTTTATTAAACGTTTTACAGCGGCTCGTTGAACAAGGGGATACGGTGCTTGTCATCGAACATAATTTGGATGTCATTAAAACGGCAGACTATATTATTGACCTTGGACCAGAAGGTGGAGATGGTGGCGGACAAATCGTTGCGGCAGGTACACCAGAACAAGTTGCACAAATAGAGCAATCATATACAGGACGTTATTTACAACCGATTTTACAACGCGACCGCGAACGAATGCGTCAACGTATACCGAGCGTATAA
- the uvrB gene encoding excinuclease ABC subunit UvrB has translation MSAFQLVSAYEPRGDQPKAIAKLVEGIQQGKKHQTLLGATGTGKTFTISNVIQQVNKPTLVIAHNKTLAGQLYSEFKQFFPNNAVEYFVSYYDYYQPEAYVPQTDTYIEKDASINDEIDKLRHSATSALFERRDVIIIASVSCIYGLGSPEEYRELVVSLRVGMEIERDHLLRRLVDIQYERNDIDFRRGTFRVRGDVVEIFPASRDEHCIRIEFFGDEIERIREVDALTGHVMAEREHVAIFPASHFVTREEKMKLAIENIEKELEERLCELREQGKLLEAQRLEQRTRYDIEMMKEMGFCSGIENYSRHLTLRPPGSTPYTLLDYFPDDFLIVIDESHVTLPQIRGMYNGDKARKEVLVEHGFRLPSALDNRPLTFEEFEQKVNQVIYVSATPGPYELEHCPEVVEQIIRPTGLLDPTIDVRPIAGQIDDLVDEIQKRIACNERTLVTTLTKKMAEDLTDYLKDIGIQVAYLHSEIKTLERIEIIRDLRLGKYDVLVGINLLREGLDIPEVSLVAILDADKEGFLRSERSLIQTIGRAARNANGHVIMYADTITKSMEIAINETKRRRAIQETYNREHGIVPKTIQKDIPDVIRATFAAEEKETYETKDVRHLSKEERVALIAKLEQEMKEAAKALHFERAAELRDLILELKAEV, from the coding sequence GTGAGCGCATTTCAATTAGTATCCGCTTATGAGCCGCGCGGCGATCAGCCGAAAGCGATTGCGAAGCTTGTCGAAGGGATTCAGCAAGGGAAAAAGCATCAAACGTTGCTTGGGGCAACAGGAACAGGAAAAACGTTTACGATTTCAAACGTCATTCAACAAGTAAATAAACCGACGTTAGTCATCGCTCATAATAAAACGTTAGCGGGTCAGTTATATAGCGAGTTTAAACAATTTTTCCCGAACAACGCTGTTGAATATTTTGTTAGCTATTACGATTATTATCAGCCGGAAGCGTACGTGCCGCAAACGGATACGTACATTGAAAAAGATGCGAGCATTAACGATGAAATTGATAAATTGCGCCATTCCGCGACGTCTGCGTTATTTGAACGGCGCGACGTCATTATTATCGCAAGCGTTTCATGCATTTACGGCTTAGGTTCACCGGAAGAATATCGCGAACTTGTCGTTTCGCTTCGCGTCGGTATGGAAATCGAGCGCGATCATTTGCTTCGTCGCCTTGTCGACATTCAATACGAACGAAACGATATTGATTTTCGCCGTGGGACGTTTCGGGTGCGCGGAGATGTCGTTGAAATTTTCCCAGCTTCGCGCGATGAGCATTGTATTCGTATTGAATTTTTCGGTGATGAAATTGAGCGTATTCGCGAAGTAGATGCGTTGACGGGACATGTGATGGCGGAACGAGAACATGTGGCGATTTTTCCAGCCTCTCACTTCGTCACGCGCGAAGAAAAAATGAAACTGGCGATTGAAAATATTGAAAAAGAACTTGAAGAGCGGCTTTGTGAGCTGCGCGAGCAAGGAAAATTGCTTGAAGCGCAACGGTTAGAACAGCGGACGCGCTACGATATTGAAATGATGAAAGAAATGGGCTTTTGTTCAGGCATCGAAAACTATTCTCGTCATTTAACGTTGCGACCGCCTGGCTCAACGCCTTATACGTTATTAGACTATTTTCCTGACGATTTTTTAATTGTCATCGATGAATCGCACGTCACATTGCCGCAAATTCGTGGCATGTATAACGGCGACAAAGCGAGAAAAGAAGTGCTTGTGGAACATGGCTTCCGTTTGCCGTCGGCGTTAGATAACCGTCCGCTGACGTTTGAAGAATTCGAACAAAAAGTGAATCAAGTCATTTACGTCTCTGCCACACCGGGTCCGTATGAGCTAGAACATTGCCCAGAAGTTGTCGAGCAAATTATTCGTCCGACCGGATTGTTAGACCCGACCATTGATGTACGTCCAATTGCAGGACAAATTGACGATTTAGTCGATGAGATTCAAAAGCGGATCGCTTGCAATGAACGAACGCTTGTGACGACGTTGACAAAAAAAATGGCAGAAGATTTGACCGATTATTTAAAAGATATCGGCATTCAAGTTGCTTATTTGCATTCGGAAATTAAGACGCTCGAACGTATTGAAATTATTCGTGATTTACGATTAGGTAAATATGATGTGCTCGTCGGCATTAACTTATTGCGAGAAGGGCTAGATATTCCTGAAGTGTCGCTTGTGGCGATTTTGGATGCGGATAAAGAAGGATTTTTACGTTCTGAACGTTCGCTTATTCAAACGATTGGACGGGCGGCGCGCAATGCAAACGGTCACGTCATTATGTATGCAGATACAATCACAAAATCGATGGAAATCGCGATAAACGAAACGAAGCGGCGTCGCGCCATTCAAGAAACGTACAATCGCGAGCACGGCATCGTGCCAAAAACGATTCAAAAAGACATTCCAGATGTCATTCGTGCGACATTTGCTGCAGAAGAAAAAGAAACGTATGAAACAAAAGACGTTCGCCATTTATCGAAAGAAGAGCGTGTTGCGCTCATCGCCAAACTGGAACAAGAAATGAAAGAGGCAGCCAAAGCTCTTCATTTTGAACGTGCTGCTGAGCTGCGCGATCTCATTTTAGAATTGAAAGCTGAGGTGTAA
- a CDS encoding CsbA family protein gives MWFVLALIVPALLVIFFTRVTYNHYVGTLLTVALLVASYVKGYTDQLYEIVADLASLIVGFLYAKQMVEKQKRS, from the coding sequence ATGTGGTTTGTGTTAGCATTAATTGTGCCGGCGTTGTTAGTCATTTTTTTTACGCGGGTTACGTATAACCATTATGTCGGGACATTGCTGACTGTCGCTTTGTTAGTGGCGTCATACGTGAAAGGATATACGGATCAGTTGTATGAAATTGTTGCAGATTTGGCATCGCTCATTGTCGGATTTTTATATGCAAAACAAATGGTCGAGAAACAAAAACGTTCGTAA
- a CDS encoding PDZ domain-containing protein, translating into MEWGIAWLKAFGTFWLQPLLYYAVILALFIGWRRVQRERRDFHTRVYRSSREWRALIRSRSWFALIFSLVTVGIGVVLPNDTLVFWTIVTIVCSLFMQLRLLSAAYVGSIVIFTVSFFAQTEWTQPFFTRFFPHMTETNVTAVAFLIGLFLFIEMWLVDREGAELSSPRLVTSKRGLVIGEQFVQRLWLVPLFIPVPGDGVQSFAAWWPIISDGDTYSFVLVPFLLGFSQRVQTGLPVHLAKWTAKRIGLLACVVSLLAIASYWIKPLAIVAAVVAILWREWIALSAKLYEQKCPPYFTKRATGLVILGVLPNTPADKMALSVGEVIVKVNGAPVATEDEFYAALQQNRAFCKLEVLNENGEVRFAQTALFEGEHHELGLLFVRDEG; encoded by the coding sequence ATGGAATGGGGAATCGCATGGTTGAAAGCATTCGGAACGTTTTGGCTACAACCGTTATTATATTATGCGGTCATATTGGCATTGTTTATCGGCTGGCGTCGCGTACAACGAGAACGGCGAGATTTTCATACGCGCGTGTACCGATCATCGCGTGAGTGGCGTGCACTTATTCGCTCGCGCAGCTGGTTTGCGCTCATTTTTTCGCTTGTGACGGTTGGGATTGGGGTCGTTCTTCCGAATGATACGCTCGTTTTTTGGACAATCGTCACGATCGTATGCAGTTTGTTTATGCAGCTTCGGTTATTATCGGCTGCGTATGTCGGGAGTATCGTCATATTTACCGTTAGTTTTTTTGCGCAAACAGAGTGGACGCAGCCGTTTTTTACGCGTTTTTTCCCACATATGACAGAAACGAATGTGACAGCTGTCGCGTTTCTCATCGGGTTGTTTTTGTTTATCGAAATGTGGCTCGTTGATCGGGAAGGAGCAGAGCTAAGTTCTCCTCGTCTTGTGACGAGTAAGCGAGGGCTTGTGATCGGGGAGCAGTTCGTTCAGCGGCTCTGGCTTGTTCCGTTGTTCATCCCTGTGCCGGGGGATGGCGTGCAATCGTTTGCGGCGTGGTGGCCAATCATTTCTGATGGCGATACGTATTCGTTCGTGCTCGTTCCGTTTTTGCTTGGTTTTTCACAACGCGTGCAAACGGGGCTACCTGTGCATTTAGCGAAATGGACGGCCAAGCGCATCGGTTTGTTAGCGTGTGTCGTCAGCTTACTGGCGATTGCTAGCTATTGGATAAAGCCGCTCGCGATCGTCGCTGCTGTAGTGGCTATTTTATGGAGAGAATGGATTGCCTTATCAGCGAAGTTATATGAACAAAAATGTCCGCCATATTTTACGAAGCGGGCAACGGGGCTTGTCATTTTAGGGGTGTTGCCGAACACGCCAGCGGATAAAATGGCGCTTTCCGTTGGAGAAGTCATCGTGAAGGTGAATGGTGCACCAGTGGCGACGGAAGATGAATTTTACGCGGCGTTGCAACAAAATCGAGCGTTTTGTAAGCTAGAAGTACTAAACGAGAACGGGGAAGTTCGTTTTGCGCAAACCGCTTTATTTGAAGGGGAGCATCACGAACTCGGACTGTTATTCGTAAGAGATGAGGGGTAA
- a CDS encoding MerR family transcriptional regulator yields MELKTSAVAKRLGVSTKTVQRWVKKYNIPCTKNEAGHYVFTNEAIEQLEKYKFLGVDEEEKEHIEQRLDELERKIEQKADDVVSFQLLQHRREMEEMLQHIQQLEQRIAELERQKQAEPIIEQPTKQKRRGIISFFL; encoded by the coding sequence ATGGAGTTAAAAACAAGCGCAGTGGCAAAGCGGCTTGGCGTATCGACGAAAACTGTACAACGATGGGTGAAAAAATATAACATTCCGTGCACAAAAAATGAAGCAGGACATTACGTATTTACGAACGAAGCGATCGAACAGTTAGAAAAATATAAATTTCTTGGCGTGGATGAAGAAGAAAAAGAACACATAGAACAACGTCTCGATGAACTTGAACGAAAAATAGAACAAAAAGCAGATGACGTCGTTTCTTTTCAGTTGCTGCAACATCGACGGGAAATGGAAGAAATGCTCCAACATATCCAACAGCTCGAACAGCGCATTGCTGAGCTTGAACGGCAAAAACAAGCCGAACCGATCATCGAACAACCAACAAAACAAAAACGACGCGGCATCATCAGCTTCTTTTTATAA
- a CDS encoding S41 family peptidase, whose amino-acid sequence MNKKTIAALMALSMLFGSGVTYVGMQSLSSDTSTMTIDIPTTTEKTTDEQLQKIEQAYSMIKQKYVHDVDDKQLIDGAIQGMIATLKDPYSVYMDKETAERFNESLDSSFEGIGAEVSMVDGKVTIVAPFKGSPAEKAGLRPNDQIIKVNGESLEGLDLYEAVLKIRGKKGTVARLEVVRPGVSGVLTIEVVRDEIPIETVYASTKQANGKQIGYIEITSFAEKTAEDFKKKLAEFEEKGIAGLIIDVRGNPGGYLQSVEDILKELVTKEKPYVQIEERDGDKQQFFSNMTKKKPYPIVVLIDNGSASASEILAAALKEAGGYMLVGEKTFGKGTVQQALPMNDGSHIKLTLYKWLTPNGNWIHEKGIQPDVQVKQPDFFYAHPLQIDKPLAYDMNNEQVKSAQQMLKGLGFDPGREDGYFSKQTEQAVQAFQKANGLQATGKIDKQTANMLQTKVMEAVRDERYDEQLKKALQLIGK is encoded by the coding sequence ATGAACAAAAAAACAATCGCAGCACTAATGGCTTTATCGATGTTGTTCGGTTCAGGTGTGACGTATGTCGGCATGCAGTCGCTTTCTTCCGATACGTCAACGATGACGATCGATATTCCAACGACAACGGAGAAAACGACGGACGAACAGCTTCAAAAAATTGAACAAGCATACAGCATGATTAAACAAAAATACGTTCATGACGTCGATGACAAACAGCTCATTGACGGAGCGATTCAAGGAATGATTGCGACGTTAAAAGATCCGTATTCCGTTTATATGGATAAAGAAACAGCGGAACGATTTAACGAGTCGCTCGACTCTTCTTTTGAAGGAATCGGAGCGGAAGTAAGCATGGTTGACGGCAAAGTGACGATCGTTGCGCCGTTTAAAGGATCGCCTGCAGAAAAAGCCGGGCTTCGTCCGAACGATCAAATTATTAAAGTGAATGGTGAAAGTTTAGAAGGGCTTGATTTATATGAAGCGGTATTAAAAATTCGCGGGAAAAAAGGAACGGTCGCTCGCTTAGAAGTCGTTCGACCGGGAGTAAGCGGCGTATTGACGATTGAAGTTGTGCGCGATGAAATTCCGATTGAGACGGTATATGCATCCACCAAACAAGCAAACGGCAAGCAAATTGGCTATATTGAAATTACATCGTTTGCGGAAAAAACGGCGGAAGATTTTAAAAAGAAGTTAGCGGAATTTGAGGAAAAAGGCATTGCGGGGCTGATCATTGATGTACGTGGCAATCCGGGCGGCTACTTGCAAAGTGTGGAAGACATTTTAAAAGAGCTTGTGACAAAAGAAAAACCGTATGTACAAATTGAAGAGCGCGACGGCGATAAACAACAGTTTTTCTCAAATATGACAAAGAAAAAACCATATCCTATTGTCGTGTTGATCGATAACGGAAGTGCATCGGCATCGGAAATTTTAGCGGCGGCGTTAAAAGAAGCGGGAGGTTATATGCTCGTTGGTGAAAAGACGTTTGGAAAAGGAACAGTTCAACAAGCATTGCCGATGAATGACGGAAGCCATATAAAATTAACGTTATACAAATGGTTGACGCCAAATGGAAACTGGATTCATGAAAAGGGAATTCAACCGGATGTTCAAGTGAAACAGCCTGACTTTTTCTATGCGCATCCGCTTCAAATCGACAAACCTTTAGCATATGACATGAATAACGAACAAGTGAAAAGCGCGCAACAAATGTTAAAAGGTCTCGGTTTTGATCCAGGACGTGAAGACGGCTACTTTAGCAAACAAACAGAACAGGCCGTTCAAGCGTTCCAAAAAGCAAACGGCTTACAAGCGACAGGAAAAATTGATAAGCAAACAGCGAATATGTTGCAAACAAAAGTGATGGAAGCGGTTCGCGACGAACGATACGACGAACAATTGAAAAAAGCGTTACAACTCATTGGAAAATAA
- a CDS encoding murein hydrolase activator EnvC family protein, protein MRNRWGTIVAAVMLFTSVAAPAYAVTNRDIQQKKQEIKSVQQKQSSLESKLEQSQQEIERLKAEQEKVNAEIKKLDLAVEETSANIRAKQQSIEETKQQIVALKKEIEEVAARIEQRNELLKERARSLQESGGVVSYLDVLLGAKSFSDFIDRMSAVATIFEADRQIIKEQEADKALKEAKEQQLNDQLVSLQKQLTELQQLKQTLNKQIAEKEKLMAQLKEEQKHEEEKQLALEEEKELLEKQEAAMKNQLQEMIRRQKEQEEARKRSLSSRGSSGSDGGSLPPVTDGAFMRPANGPITSTFGPRWGEFHYGIDIGKRGASVPVVAAADGYVYRSYYSSSYGNVIFIMHYIDGQVYTTVYAHLESRLVGEGQNVSKGQMIGYMGNTGRSFGAHLHFELHRGPWNASKSNAVDPLKYVPF, encoded by the coding sequence GTGCGAAACAGATGGGGAACGATCGTTGCAGCTGTAATGCTGTTTACAAGTGTCGCAGCGCCTGCATATGCAGTAACAAATCGCGACATTCAACAAAAGAAGCAAGAAATTAAAAGTGTGCAACAAAAACAATCATCGCTTGAAAGTAAATTAGAGCAGTCGCAACAAGAAATTGAACGGTTAAAAGCAGAACAAGAAAAAGTGAATGCGGAAATCAAAAAGCTCGATTTGGCGGTAGAAGAAACGAGCGCCAACATTCGGGCGAAACAACAAAGCATAGAGGAAACGAAGCAACAAATCGTTGCGCTGAAAAAAGAAATTGAAGAAGTCGCTGCTCGCATTGAACAGCGTAACGAATTGCTGAAAGAGCGCGCGCGTTCATTGCAAGAAAGCGGCGGTGTCGTGAGCTATTTAGACGTGTTGCTTGGAGCGAAAAGTTTTAGCGACTTTATCGACCGCATGAGCGCAGTTGCGACTATTTTTGAAGCAGATCGTCAAATCATTAAAGAGCAAGAAGCAGATAAGGCGTTAAAAGAAGCGAAGGAACAACAATTAAACGATCAGTTAGTCAGCTTGCAAAAGCAGCTAACTGAGCTTCAACAATTAAAACAGACGTTAAACAAGCAAATCGCAGAAAAAGAAAAATTAATGGCGCAGTTAAAAGAAGAGCAAAAACATGAAGAAGAAAAACAACTCGCTTTAGAAGAAGAAAAAGAGTTGCTTGAAAAACAAGAAGCGGCGATGAAAAATCAATTGCAAGAAATGATTCGCCGGCAAAAAGAGCAAGAAGAAGCACGGAAACGCTCATTATCGAGCCGCGGTTCGTCTGGAAGCGATGGGGGAAGTTTGCCTCCTGTAACAGACGGGGCGTTTATGCGTCCAGCAAACGGTCCAATTACATCGACATTTGGACCTCGTTGGGGTGAATTCCATTACGGCATTGACATTGGCAAACGCGGCGCTAGCGTCCCTGTCGTTGCAGCAGCTGACGGTTACGTGTATCGCTCATATTATTCATCAAGCTATGGAAACGTTATTTTTATCATGCATTACATTGATGGACAAGTATATACGACAGTATATGCTCATTTAGAATCACGTCTTGTTGGCGAAGGACAAAACGTCAGCAAAGGACAAATGATCGGCTATATGGGGAACACAGGTCGTTCGTTCGGTGCGCACTTGCATTTTGAGTTGCATCGCGGTCCTTGGAATGCATCGAAATCAAATGCAGTAGACCCTCTAAAATATGTTCCATTCTAA